The following proteins come from a genomic window of Natrinema saccharevitans:
- the dnaG gene encoding DNA primase DnaG yields MEDTSKYLIHADVTADGVVERSDVVGAIFGQTEGLLGDDLDLRDLRQSGKVGRIDVEITSTGGQSHGQITIATSLDKVETATLAAALETISRVGPCRADLEIREIEDVRAAKRKEVVDRAKELLRTGFDDTIMSSDEILAEVRQQVRVEDITEYEGLPAGPRVTDSDAIIVVEGRADVLTLLKYGIKNAIAVEGTNVPDAVAELTRHRTVTAFLDGDRGGDLILEELAQVGDIDYVAFAPTEGSVEDLDHHELFAALRNKVPYDTVAELNEPREAVAATDGSATPSPPPSDAGPDTVDSRATATAATAETESDDGAAAADTDARQSDDRTEPAKAKTERTATTRSPTRSADEPDRAGAGESSSASDAESTPTDDAESDEDRSPETVYGHAAAVIRGETNRVRFLDDDGETIEEVHAGDAYDALEDFEPVPATVVLDDALGQRLLDLAADRGVDRIVARSLGAFTKRPTAVRIHAIDEIAERPPETYRDR; encoded by the coding sequence ATGGAAGACACCTCGAAATACCTCATTCACGCGGACGTGACGGCTGACGGGGTCGTCGAACGCAGCGACGTCGTCGGCGCCATCTTCGGTCAGACGGAGGGCCTGCTCGGTGACGACCTCGACCTCCGCGACCTCCGCCAGTCCGGCAAAGTCGGCCGTATCGACGTCGAAATCACGAGCACCGGCGGCCAGTCACACGGCCAGATAACCATCGCGACGAGCCTCGACAAGGTCGAAACCGCCACCCTCGCGGCCGCCCTCGAGACTATCTCACGGGTCGGTCCCTGTCGGGCCGATCTCGAGATCCGCGAGATCGAGGACGTCCGGGCGGCAAAGCGAAAGGAAGTCGTCGACAGGGCGAAAGAACTGCTCCGGACGGGCTTCGACGACACGATCATGTCCTCCGACGAGATCCTCGCGGAGGTCCGCCAGCAGGTCCGCGTCGAGGACATCACCGAGTACGAGGGGCTGCCCGCGGGCCCCCGGGTGACGGACAGCGACGCCATCATCGTCGTCGAGGGACGGGCCGACGTTCTCACCCTCCTGAAGTACGGCATCAAAAACGCCATCGCCGTCGAGGGAACCAACGTTCCCGATGCGGTCGCCGAACTCACCCGCCACCGCACCGTCACGGCCTTCCTCGACGGCGATCGGGGCGGCGATCTGATCCTCGAGGAACTCGCGCAGGTCGGGGATATCGATTACGTCGCCTTCGCCCCGACCGAGGGCTCCGTCGAGGACCTGGACCATCACGAACTGTTCGCCGCCCTCCGGAACAAGGTCCCGTACGACACCGTCGCCGAACTGAACGAACCTCGGGAGGCGGTCGCCGCGACCGACGGCAGTGCGACGCCGTCCCCGCCGCCGTCGGACGCCGGCCCCGACACAGTCGACTCTCGAGCGACCGCGACCGCGGCCACGGCCGAGACCGAGTCCGACGACGGGGCGGCCGCCGCCGATACCGACGCGAGGCAGTCGGACGATCGAACGGAGCCGGCGAAGGCAAAGACCGAACGGACCGCTACGACCCGTTCGCCGACTCGGTCGGCGGACGAGCCGGATCGAGCCGGTGCGGGGGAGTCGTCCTCGGCGTCCGATGCCGAATCGACACCAACCGACGACGCGGAATCGGACGAGGATCGGTCGCCGGAAACCGTCTACGGCCACGCAGCCGCCGTCATTCGTGGGGAAACCAACCGCGTTCGGTTCCTCGACGACGACGGGGAGACGATCGAGGAGGTCCATGCGGGCGACGCCTACGACGCCCTCGAGGACTTCGAGCCGGTGCCGGCGACGGTCGTCCTCGACGACGCGCTGGGCCAACGGCTGCTCGATCTGGCGGCCGACCGCGGCGTCGACCGGATCGTCGCCCGCTCGCTGGGGGCCTTTACCAAGCGGCCGACGGCCGTCCGGATCCACGCGATCGACGAGATCGCCGAGCGGCCGCCGGAAACGTATCGTGACCGCTGA
- a CDS encoding DUF7344 domain-containing protein, translated as MVGPKQAHDTANDAFDVLSHHRRRYALQCLREYETPLALADLADEVAVREHDRPLAEIPSEAVKRIYVSLYHTHVPKLADADHVRYSQERDEVALLDHAAQFERLRRYLAIERSATNCSSGN; from the coding sequence ATGGTTGGGCCGAAACAGGCACACGACACCGCGAACGACGCGTTCGACGTTCTCTCACACCACCGTCGTCGCTATGCGCTGCAGTGTCTCCGGGAGTACGAGACACCGCTTGCGCTCGCCGATCTGGCCGACGAGGTCGCCGTCAGGGAACACGACCGCCCGCTTGCGGAGATTCCGTCCGAGGCGGTCAAACGGATCTACGTCTCGCTCTATCATACGCACGTCCCGAAGTTAGCGGACGCGGACCACGTCCGCTACAGTCAGGAGCGAGACGAGGTCGCGCTCCTGGATCACGCGGCGCAGTTCGAGCGACTGCGGCGCTATCTCGCGATCGAGCGATCGGCCACGAACTGTTCTAGTGGCAACTAA
- a CDS encoding helix-turn-helix domain-containing protein: protein MSLIAEFSIKSDDFALDHALTAAPEMVVAIEQVVATMEDRIMPYFWVSGGDHAAFEAAFRDDDSVTNIAAVDEADGAKLYRGEWTRNVETVVYAYVELGATILRATGKAESWKLRMRFDDRESLSRFRTYCDDHDITAALERITEQEQPMASARYGLTPTQRETLVTALEAGYYEVPQAVTMDELADRMGVSQQALSKRFRGAYENLIANTLTIGYADEE, encoded by the coding sequence ATGAGCCTCATCGCCGAGTTCTCGATCAAGTCCGACGACTTCGCGCTCGACCACGCGCTGACCGCCGCTCCGGAGATGGTGGTCGCGATCGAGCAGGTCGTCGCGACGATGGAAGACAGGATCATGCCGTACTTCTGGGTCAGCGGTGGGGACCACGCGGCGTTCGAGGCGGCGTTTCGCGACGACGACTCGGTCACGAACATCGCGGCCGTCGACGAGGCCGACGGCGCGAAGCTGTATCGCGGCGAGTGGACCCGAAACGTCGAGACGGTCGTCTACGCGTACGTCGAACTCGGGGCGACGATCCTGCGGGCGACCGGAAAAGCGGAGAGCTGGAAACTGCGGATGCGGTTCGACGATCGGGAGAGCCTCTCGCGGTTTCGGACCTACTGCGACGATCACGACATCACCGCCGCCCTCGAGCGGATCACGGAACAGGAACAGCCGATGGCCAGCGCCCGGTACGGCCTCACGCCCACGCAACGCGAGACGCTCGTGACCGCGCTCGAGGCGGGCTACTACGAGGTCCCGCAGGCGGTCACGATGGACGAACTGGCCGACCGGATGGGTGTCTCCCAGCAGGCGCTCTCGAAGCGGTTCCGGGGCGCGTACGAGAATCTCATCGCGAACACGCTGACCATCGGGTACGCCGACGAGGAGTAG
- a CDS encoding ArsR/SmtB family transcription factor: protein MARLFPFRSETNAEEGAPRVVDLEGEDADAVFAALSSTTARRIYAHLDGEPATPSDIAEAVDSSIQNVRYHLEKLEDAGLVEVVDTWYSSRGNEMSVYATTDGPLIVTSDESRAARLKEALSRLLGGVGVLAGGSLLVQYAATRWLGATDGESTGDSGAQPVGTDDGADDGSSPESTGDGNDMGTADVDENGTESGGDGSADGADGGAGADGDAGADGADGELLENATDNETVDTAADGGAEVAEAVFETLPPGLLFFLGGLTVLLAVAAYWYWYRPAY, encoded by the coding sequence ATGGCCCGTCTGTTTCCCTTTCGCTCCGAAACGAACGCCGAGGAAGGCGCGCCCCGCGTCGTCGATCTCGAGGGAGAGGACGCCGACGCGGTCTTCGCCGCGCTCTCGTCGACGACGGCACGGCGGATCTACGCGCACCTAGACGGCGAGCCGGCGACGCCGAGCGATATCGCCGAGGCGGTCGATTCCTCGATCCAGAACGTCCGCTATCACCTCGAGAAGCTCGAGGACGCGGGGTTGGTCGAGGTCGTCGACACCTGGTACTCCTCGCGGGGCAACGAGATGAGCGTCTACGCGACGACCGACGGGCCCCTGATCGTGACCAGCGACGAGTCCCGCGCGGCGCGGCTCAAGGAGGCGCTCTCGCGGCTGCTGGGCGGTGTCGGCGTGCTGGCCGGCGGGAGCCTGCTGGTCCAGTACGCGGCGACGCGGTGGCTCGGGGCCACGGACGGTGAATCGACGGGCGATAGCGGGGCACAGCCCGTCGGGACGGACGACGGGGCCGACGACGGCTCGAGTCCCGAATCGACCGGGGACGGAAACGACATGGGAACGGCCGATGTCGACGAGAACGGCACCGAATCCGGCGGCGACGGAAGTGCGGACGGTGCCGACGGCGGTGCGGGTGCCGACGGCGATGCGGGCGCGGACGGTGCCGACGGTGAACTGCTCGAGAACGCCACGGACAACGAGACGGTCGACACCGCCGCCGACGGCGGCGCGGAGGTGGCGGAGGCGGTGTTCGAAACCCTGCCGCCGGGGCTGCTGTTCTTCCTCGGCGGGCTGACCGTGCTGCTCGCGGTCGCGGCCTACTGGTACTGGTATCGACCGGCGTACTGA
- a CDS encoding DUF3311 domain-containing protein yields MRRTELLPWLAAAVVLAGLTVPWFLWGTSTVVAGLPVWLWWHVGWMCLASVAFWLFAQRAWGIGIETAGDGSSDVSRDGTVRGSESEAGGERR; encoded by the coding sequence ATGCGCCGGACTGAACTGTTGCCATGGCTCGCGGCCGCGGTCGTCCTCGCCGGACTGACCGTGCCGTGGTTCCTGTGGGGTACCTCGACCGTCGTCGCCGGACTGCCGGTCTGGCTCTGGTGGCACGTCGGCTGGATGTGTCTCGCCTCCGTCGCCTTCTGGCTGTTCGCCCAGCGGGCCTGGGGCATCGGCATCGAAACGGCCGGTGACGGCTCGAGCGACGTCTCGCGGGACGGGACCGTCCGCGGTAGCGAATCCGAGGCCGGAGGTGAGCGCCGATGA
- a CDS encoding sodium:solute symporter family protein: MNAVAIQLSIIVGYLLVALAVGLVAYRLTDRTAEDFYLASRTLGTVVLLFTTFATLLSAFTFFAGPNVAYAQGPEWILVMGLMDGIIFAVLWYVIGYKQWLLGQRHGYVTLGEMLGDRFGSRWLRGLVAAVSLVWLFPYVMLQQVGAGTALEALTEGAVSYAAGAGLITAFMILYVVAAGMRGIAWTDTLQGVFMLVTTWVALLWVLAAVGGPGAATEALASNPDTAGFLSLGGDYYTVQWILSTAITIGFGVAMFPQVNQRFFAAGSRTVLKRTFALWPVLCVLLFVPSFMLGTWAAGLGVPMPDSGNILPAVLAEYTPTWFAALVVAGAMAAMMSSSDSMLLSGSSYFTRDLYRPVAAFFGRDLSDRREDLIARIGVVVFATAAFVGSLLRPAGLFELGEAAFSGFAQLALPVLLALYWRSITRAGITAGILASQGFYLSSLFLAVVPGSYAGWTAGIVGMGLSLVVTVAVSLVTSPAAAERRAIYFDRLGAD, translated from the coding sequence ATGAACGCCGTCGCGATCCAGTTGTCGATCATCGTCGGCTATCTACTGGTCGCCCTCGCCGTCGGATTGGTCGCCTATCGGCTGACCGACCGTACCGCAGAGGACTTCTATCTGGCCAGCCGAACCCTGGGAACCGTCGTCCTGCTCTTTACGACGTTCGCGACGCTGCTGTCGGCGTTTACCTTCTTCGCCGGCCCGAACGTCGCCTACGCGCAGGGCCCCGAGTGGATCCTCGTCATGGGGCTGATGGACGGGATCATCTTCGCCGTCCTCTGGTACGTGATCGGCTACAAGCAGTGGCTGCTCGGCCAGCGACACGGCTACGTCACGCTCGGCGAGATGCTCGGCGACCGCTTCGGCTCGCGGTGGCTTCGCGGGCTCGTCGCCGCCGTGAGCCTCGTGTGGCTCTTTCCGTACGTCATGCTCCAGCAGGTCGGGGCCGGCACCGCCCTCGAGGCGCTAACGGAGGGTGCGGTCTCCTACGCCGCAGGGGCCGGGCTGATCACCGCGTTCATGATCCTCTACGTCGTCGCCGCCGGGATGCGCGGGATCGCCTGGACCGACACGTTACAGGGCGTGTTCATGCTCGTGACCACCTGGGTCGCGCTGCTGTGGGTGCTTGCGGCCGTCGGCGGCCCCGGTGCCGCGACCGAGGCGCTGGCGTCGAACCCGGACACCGCCGGCTTCCTCTCGCTAGGGGGCGACTACTACACCGTCCAGTGGATCCTCTCGACGGCGATCACGATCGGGTTCGGCGTCGCGATGTTCCCGCAGGTCAACCAGCGCTTCTTCGCCGCGGGCTCGCGGACCGTCCTCAAGCGCACCTTCGCGCTGTGGCCGGTCCTCTGTGTCCTGCTCTTTGTCCCCTCGTTCATGCTTGGGACCTGGGCCGCCGGCCTCGGCGTGCCGATGCCCGACAGCGGGAACATCCTGCCGGCGGTTCTGGCCGAGTACACGCCGACCTGGTTCGCCGCGCTGGTCGTCGCCGGCGCGATGGCCGCGATGATGTCGTCTTCCGACTCGATGCTGCTGTCGGGCTCGTCGTACTTCACGCGGGACCTGTACCGACCGGTCGCCGCCTTTTTCGGCCGGGACCTCTCAGACCGACGCGAGGACCTGATCGCCCGCATCGGGGTCGTCGTCTTCGCGACCGCGGCGTTCGTCGGCAGCCTCCTCCGGCCTGCCGGCCTGTTCGAACTGGGCGAAGCGGCCTTCAGCGGCTTCGCCCAGCTCGCGCTGCCGGTCCTGCTCGCGCTCTACTGGCGGTCGATCACCCGGGCCGGCATCACCGCCGGGATCCTCGCCAGCCAGGGCTTTTACCTCTCGAGTCTCTTCCTCGCCGTCGTCCCCGGCTCCTACGCCGGCTGGACGGCCGGTATCGTCGGGATGGGGCTGAGCCTCGTCGTCACCGTCGCCGTCTCGCTGGTCACGTCGCCGGCGGCGGCCGAACGCCGCGCGATCTACTTCGATCGACTGGGCGCGGACTGA
- a CDS encoding HFX_2341 family transcriptional regulator translates to MQTHIVPVGFDYDRLIAPLVRDQIDVDSVILLEGAVGSEANVEYSRHLSKKLETDFKNLLGADTERFVLEDVYDYDDAFEQAYELITAELDAGNEVWVNVAAMPRTVSFAFANAAHSLMVERQEDREGIHTYYTAPEKYLETELAEELREQIALLEDLQADDDPEDDRIATRLESARDLLAEFDERGTTIGAKEIDGKHIVELPVASFSNVKPFEELILYKLGEDGEFDSVSELAESLARELNEEYTDSFRSKVIYNVDRLGPGGKGYIEREEHGKSYRTRLSRIGELWVRAHSDDDADE, encoded by the coding sequence ATGCAGACCCACATCGTCCCGGTCGGGTTCGACTACGACCGGCTGATCGCGCCGCTGGTCCGCGATCAGATCGACGTCGACAGCGTCATCCTGCTCGAGGGCGCGGTCGGGAGCGAAGCCAACGTCGAGTACTCCCGACACCTCTCGAAGAAACTCGAGACCGATTTCAAGAACCTGCTGGGGGCCGACACCGAGCGGTTCGTCCTCGAGGACGTCTACGACTACGACGACGCCTTCGAGCAGGCCTACGAGCTGATCACCGCGGAACTGGACGCCGGCAACGAGGTCTGGGTCAACGTCGCCGCGATGCCCCGGACGGTGAGTTTCGCCTTCGCCAACGCCGCCCACTCGCTGATGGTCGAGCGCCAGGAGGACCGCGAGGGGATCCACACCTACTACACCGCCCCCGAGAAGTACCTCGAGACGGAACTCGCCGAGGAGCTTCGCGAACAGATCGCCCTGCTCGAGGATCTCCAGGCGGACGACGACCCCGAAGACGACCGGATCGCGACGCGACTCGAGAGCGCGCGGGATCTGCTGGCGGAGTTCGACGAGCGCGGGACGACCATCGGCGCGAAGGAGATCGACGGCAAACACATCGTCGAGTTACCGGTCGCCTCCTTCTCGAACGTCAAGCCCTTCGAGGAACTCATCCTCTACAAGCTCGGCGAGGACGGCGAGTTCGACTCCGTCTCGGAACTCGCGGAGTCGCTGGCCCGCGAACTCAACGAGGAGTACACCGACAGCTTCCGCTCGAAGGTCATCTACAACGTCGACCGGCTGGGGCCGGGCGGCAAGGGCTACATCGAGCGCGAGGAACACGGCAAGTCCTACCGGACGCGGCTCTCCCGGATCGGCGAACTGTGGGTGCGGGCTCACTCCGACGACGATGCAGACGAATGA